DNA from Nitrospira sp.:
TGTTCAACCGTTGAAAGCTGCGTTTCAACGCGAGGGTGTCGATCACGTCCTGCTCGTCCAACCGCAGCTCCCGGCGGATCACGTTGTCGCGGGTCTTGTCGTTGCCGTTGACGCGGATCTCGCGGATCCGCATCATCTCCCCTTCCTTCACATTCAAGGTGATCGTCGCCGTGCGCGCATTGTTGTCGGGCGTCACGTTCGGCACGACGTCGGCGAACGCATAGCCCTTGGCGCCGTACATGTCCGTGATGCGGGTGATTTCGCCGCGGATCTTGGCGCGCTGGAAGATCTCCCCCGGCTTGATGTTCAACCCTTCCCGCAATTCATGGTCCTCGAAGACCGTGTTCCCGCGAAACCCGACTTCCTGCACCACGAACGGTTCGCCCTCGACGATCGCATAACTGACTTCGAACCACTTCTTGTCTTCGCTGAGTTCCAAGGTCGGCTGGCTGATCTGGACGTTCAGGTAGCCCTTGTTCAGGTAGACTTCCCGCATGCGCTCGATGTCGTTGCCGAGTTCCTCGCGTTTGAGCACGCCGGCGTCGGAGAGCATCGACGGCACCTTCAATTGGGTAAAGAGCCCGTACCAGGGAATCCATTCGCGGGTCGCCGTCACCTTGAACATTTCCTCCTTGGTCACGGAGCGCATGCCCTCGAAGTTGACGCGCCGGACCTTGGCCTTGGTGCCTTCCTTGATGAAGAAGGTCAGCCGCTTCCGGTCTTCATCCACCGTCTGAATCACCGGAATCACCTGGCAGTTGTAAAATCCGTCCTCCTGATAGGCGAGACGGATTTTCTCCGCGCTTTCCTTCGCCTGCTGCTGGTCGAGAAACGTCTGGCTCTTGATCGTGATCTTTTCCTTGAGCTTGTCGTCGCTCAATTCCTCGTTCCCGTCGAAGACGATTTCGGTAATGAAGGGCTTCTCCCGCACGACGAACACCACGGCCACGCCGCCCCCGACCGGCTCCGTCTCCACCTGCACATCCTCGAAATAGCCGGTCGCGTAGAGAATCTTGACCTGCTCGCGGAGCGCGTCGGCGGTGTAACGGTCGTTGGCCTTGAGGGTGAGTCGCCCCTCGATCGCCTGCAATTCAATACGTTTCTGGCCGCGGATGGTGATCGATGTGATCAGCGGTACGCCGTCCTGCGCGTACAGCGGCGCTCCCACACCGATCGAATAGAGCACTGCGAGTGCAAGAATGAAACTCGGCACCCACCGCCTGCCTCCCGCCTTGATCACCGCAATCCTTCTGTACCGCCTGGGAATGCAAGCACTGGTTGCACAGAACCTCGAGATCGGACACCGTCACGTTCCGTGTCTCGCCCGTTGCGCCGAGCCGTCCGGCCGCGCGCAGGGACTCACCGATTGTCGTCTTTGAAATCACCGAAGCGCCGCTCTCGTTGCAGCACCACCGCGGACCCGCGTGAATTCACAAACTCTCGGATTATATTGACCACATTTTTCAATGTAAAGGAGTTTCCCGGCGCGGCGGCGCAGCGGGACGACCGAAAAGACCGGACGAAATCTTGACTTCACTTACCCCATCACATACTATCGCCCCTATGACGCGCATGGATGTACGTAAGGCGATCATTCCCGCAGCAGGACTGGGCACTCGCTTCCTTCCCGCCACCAAAGCATCCCCGAAAGAGATGCTGCCGCTGGTCGACAAACCGCTGATTCAGTATGTCGTGGAGGAAGCCGTCGCGTCCGGCATCGAAGACATCATCGTCATCACCGGCCGGGGCAAGCGGGCGATCGAAGACCACTTCGACCGTTCGCTGGAACTGGAAGAGAATCTCAAGGGCAGCGGCAAGGGGCAGGTGCTGAATCAGATCCGGCACATTTCGAATCTGGCGAATTTCTGTTACGTCCGCCAATCGGAAGCCCTCGGGTTGGGACATGCCGTCCTCTGCGCCCAACATCTGATCGGCGACGAACCGTTCGCAGTGATCCTGGGCGACGAAATCATCGACGCAGCGGTCCCGGGCCTCGCGCAACTCATCCATATCTACAAACAACGCAAGGGCGCCGTCCTGGGCGTACAGGAAGTTCCGCATCACGAGGTCAGTCGGTACGGCATCATCTCAGCCCGCCGCGCGGGGAACGGGTTGCACCGGGTCGAGGACCTGGTCGAAAAGCCGGCTCCCGCCGATGCGCCGTCGAATCTGGCGGTCATCGGGCGTTATGTCCTGCCGCCGGAAATTTTCCCGATCCTCCGCAAGACGCCGCCAGGCAAGAACGGCGAGATTCAGCTGACCGATGCCTTGCGGCAGCTCGTCCGGCATACCCCGATGTTCGCGCATGAAATCCAGGGGCAACGGCATGATGCCGGCGACAAGCTCGGATTTCTCATCGCCACCGTGGAGTTGGCGCTGAAAAATCCGTCCCTGGGACCTGCGTTCGCCGAGTTCCTGCAGCAACGACTCCGCCCGACAGCCGTCGACACTCGTCGTCGCGGCAACGGCCGCTCCGGCCAAGGTCGAAGACGCGCCACCGACTAGCCTTGGGCATGACGGACCACCGTCACCCAAAACCGTGCACAGCACGACACCGTCACCGAGATCGCACACCCAGCAGACTGGAGCCTCATGGCTGAAGCATTAGAACAAGACTTTTCAAGCAATCAGAACCTCGAACCGCCTGACCAGCTGCCCCTGTTGCCCGTCCGGGACATCGTGGTCTTCCCCTATATGGTGCTGCCGCTGTTCGTCGGACGCGAGATGTCGATCAAGGCGATCGAAGCGGCGCTCGCCGGCAACCGGATGTTGTTCCTCGCGACACAGAAATCCCTGGACGTCGAAAACCCGCAGCCGAACGACATCCATCCGGTCGGGACCGTGGGCATCATCATGCGCATGCTCAAGCTGCCCGACGAGCGCATCAAAATTCTGGTGCAGGGGCTCGCCAAGGGACGGATCGAGGAATACATCCAGAACGATCCCTACTATTCGGTCCGTATCAAGAAACTGGTCGAGGCGAAGCAGCCCGGCTCCACCTTGGAGACGGAAGCGGTCATGCGCACCGTCAAGGAGCAGATCGAAAAGATCGTCAGTCTCGGCAAGGTACTGATTCCGGACGTGATGGTCGTGATCGAGAACCTGGAAGACCCAGGACGGCTGGCCGACATGGTCGCCTCCAATCTGGGATTGAAGGTGGACATCACGCAAGCCGTCCTGGAGATCGTAGACCCGATCCAGCGTCTGCGGCAGGTCAGCGAGATCCTCGCGAAGGAAATCGATGTCCTCTCCATGCAACAGAAGATTCAGGCGCAGGCCAAGGGAGAGATGGACAAAACCCAGCGCGAGTATTTCCTGCGCGAGCAATTGAAGGCGATCCAGAAAGAACTCGGCGAGCTGGACGAGCGGGCGGAAGAAGTCGCGGAATTCCGCAAACGGATCAAAGACGCCAAGATGCCCGAGAAGGTCCTGAAGGAAACCGAAAAGCAGCTCAAGCGGCTGGAGAAAATGCACCCGGACACGGCAGAATCCGCCACGGTCCGGACCTACCTGGAGTGGATGGTCGAACTGCCGTGGAACAAAAAGTCGAAGGACAACCTCGACCTGAAGGCCGCGATGAAGGTCCTGAACGAGGACCATTACGACTTGGAAAAGGTGAAGGAGCGTATCGTCGAGTACCTGGCCGTGCGCAAGCTGAAGGAAAAGATGAAAGGCCCCATCCTCTGTTTCGTGGGACCGCCCGGTGTCGGCAAGACCTCGCTGGGCAAATCCATCGCGCGCGCGCTGGGGCGCGAGTTCGTCCGCATCAGCCTGGGCGGGGTGCGGGACGAAGCCGAAATCCGCGGCCATCGCCGGACCTACGTAGGCGCGCTGCCGGGACGGATCATCCAAGGCATGAAGCAAGCCGGCACGAGCAATCCCGTCTTCATGCTGGACGAAGTCGATAAGGTCGGCATGGACTTTCGCGGAGATCCCTCGGCCGCCCTCTTGGAAGTGTTGGACCCAGAACAGAACAACACCTTCACCGACCATTACCTCGGTGTGCCCTTCGATTTGACGGAAGTCATGTTCGTCACGACCGCGAACTTGATGGACCCGATCCTGCCGGCCCTGCGGGACCGCATGGAAGTCATCGACATCCCGGGCTACACGGAAGAAGAAAAACTCGGCATCGCACAGAAATACCTGATTCCACGCCAGATGACCGAACACGGCATCACCGAACAACACATCCGTCTCGGAGAGGCGACGATCCGCCATGTCATCTCGCATTACACGCGCGAGGCCGGGGTCCGCAACCTCGAGCGCGAGATCGCCAACCTCATGCGGAAGGTGGCCAAGAAGGTGGCGGAAGGCAAGACGCAGTGCCACACCGTCGATCAGCAGAATCTGCACAAGTTTTTGGGCGTGCCGAAATTCGTTCCGGAAGCGGAACTCGAAAAGGATGAAGTGGGCGTGGCGACCGGTCTGGCCTGGACGGAAAGCGGCGGCGATGTCTTGTACATCGAAGCGACCGTGATGAAGGGCAAGGGGCAGCTCACGTTGACCGGCCACCTCGGCGACGTCATGAAGGAATCGGCCCAGGCGGCGTTGAGTTATGTACGGTCGCGCGAGAAAACCTTGGGGATCAGTCCCGATATATTCGCGAAGAACGACATTCACATCCACGTGCCGGCTGGCGCCATCCCCAAAGACGGCCCCTCCGCCGGCATCACCATGGCGACGGCGATCGCCTCCGCGCTGGCACAGGTTCCGGTGCGCAGCGATCTGGCGATGACGGGGGAAATCACGTTGCGGGGACGGGTCCTGCCCATCGGAGGCCTGAAGGAAAAGATTCTGGCCGCCAAACGGGCCAAACTCTCGACCGTCATCCTCCCGAAACGCAACAAGAAGGATCTGGAGGAAATCCCCAAGCACCTGCTCAAGGACATCGAGCTGCTCTTCGTCGAAACGGTGGACGATGTCATCAAGGCAGCCCTGAAACATACCGCATCGCGCAAACCCGGCACGGCCCGCAAGAAGCCTTCGAAGCATGCGGCGCGAACGAGTACGTCGAAGCGGGCGGCCGGCTCACCGCGGCGAAGCGTCCACCTTCCGGCAGCCTCCCCGGCGGCTTCCCTGTAGCATGCCGCCAGGCCGATCCCGTCGGGCCGGTGCCGTCAGCGGCGAATTCGCGCTGATCCGGCTGCTGCAGGCGCAGGTGGCCCGGCCGGACCGGCAGGTGTTCCGCGGGATCGGCGACGATGCCGCAGTCCTCAAGACCTCGCCCTCGGAGTGGATGCTCATCACCACGGACCTGCTGGCCGAAGGGGTGCACTTCGATCGCTCCACATCCTCCTTCGAAGACATCGGATACAGGGCCGCCGTCGCCAACCTGAGCGACATCGCCGCCATGGGTGGCGCTCCGCGCTTCATGTTGGTCTCGCTTGCGATCCCCTCGGCCTGGTCGACTCAACAGATTCAGCGGCTCTACCGCGGCATGATGCAGGCGGCTCTCCCCTATCGCGTCCGGCTGGTCGGCGGAGACACGTCTGCATCCCGACAGGGACTGTTTCTCAACATCACGCTCACGGGAACCGTGAAGCCCGGTCTGGTTCTGTTGCGAAGCGGTGCCAAAATCGGCGACCGGCTCTATGTCACCGGCACACTCGGCGATTCCCTTGCAGGCCTGGGCCTCTTGACGACAAGCCGCCGCACCGACCGCTCGAGCCTGCGTCCGGCGCACCGCCGGTTCCTGCTGGCTCGACACCACCGCCCATCGGCCCGCGTACAGGAAGGGTTATGGCTCGCCAAGCATGGACTGGCCGGTGCGGCGATCGATCTCTCCGACGGGCTGAGCGGCGATCTCCGCCATCTCTGCGACGAGAGCGGCGTCGGAGCGGAGGTCATCGCAGCCTCGCTCCCCCTCTCTCCTGCTTGCCGAGCCTATGCCGCGACCTATCGACTCGACGCGCGACAGATCGCCTTGCAAGGCGGCGAGGACTACGAGTTGTTGTTCACGGTTCCCCTCGGCCGGCAGCAACGGTTCGAGCGGCTGGCGGCCGACACCGACTTTCGCTTCACCTGCATCGGCTCGATTACTCCCAAACGTTCCGGCCTGCGCCTGCGGACGGACGAGGGTCGGACCAGAGTCCTGCCGGTCACCAGTTACGAACACTTTCTCAGACCGTCCTGACAACCATCGAACAAGGCCATGACGGACGTCCGGTCGCTGTTTCGCCAGATTCTCCACCTTCATGAAACACCGCACCGTACGGCGTTGGCGTTCGCCGTCGGTGTCTTCATCGGTTTTTCTCCGACCTACGGTCTGCACATGCTGATGGTAGGCTTCTGCGCCTGGGCCTTCGGCTTGAATCTCATCGCGCTGCTCGCCGGCGCCTTCCTCAACAATCCCTGGACCCTCATTCCCATTCTCGGGGCGACCTACTGGACCGGGGCGACGTTGCTGGGAGTGCGCGACGTTCCGTCCTTCGATTGGAGCGACCTGACCTTCATGGGGGTTTACCACCAGGTGCTGCCCCATGCCTGGCCCTTCTTCCTCGGCGGAATGGTCCTGAGCGTCGCGGGGGGCCTGCTGTCCTATCCCCTCGCCTACGCCGTCATCTCCAAATACCGTCACCGCAGACCGATCGAAGGACAGGATCCATTGCCCCCTTCACCGGGCCTGCGCTAAGATCACTCGTTCGTGATCGACCCATGAAACTACCGCCGGCAAATCCTCCCGCGCCCTATGATGGGTCGGCCCTCATCGCCGATCCCATCCATGAGTACCTGTCGTTCACCGTCCCCTATGCGACGCCTGATCCGTCGGAACGCACCGAAAAGGATCTCATCGATTCCCCATGGGTCCAGCGGCTGCGGTATATCTATCAGCTCCAGAGTGCACGATGGGTCTACCCTTCGGCGGAACACACGCGTTTCGTGCATTCGCTCGGCACTATGCATGTGGCGGGCCGGTTTGCGCGCCACCTCTACCCGTTCTTGAAAACCATCGCGCCGGACATCCCTTCGGCGGCCTTCGTCGAGGAGTTCCTGCGGATCACGGCCCTGGTGCACGACATCGGCCACGGCCCCTTCTGCCATTTTTTCGACGACAATTATCTGCACGGCTTCGGCCTCTCGCACGAAAAGCTCGGCCAGATCATCATACGAGAACATCTGGGCCCGCTGATCAAGAAGCTCCGGCGCAGTCCGTCCGGCCCGTTCGATCGCGGTGAAGAACTGAACCCGGAGCTGATCGCCCATGTCATCCTGAAGGAAAAGGGCAAAGACAACTCCCGGATTCCGCGCTGGATCAATGTCCTGCAGCCGGTGATCTCCGGAAGTTACACCGCCGACAACCTGGACTACGTACTGCGCGACGCCTACATGTGCGGGGTCGCAGTCGGACCGGTCGACCTGACCCGGCTGATTCACTACACCATCGTCACCGGCAAGGGCTTCACGATCCACAAGACCGGCCTGCCGGCCCTGCAGATGTTCCTGAACACCAGAATGTACCTGTACTCGAACGTCTATTATCACCGGACGACCAGGGCCATCGACATCCACCTGCGGGACATCTTCGGGGACACCATGAAGCTGCTGTTCCCCCACAATCCGGCCAACCACATGGACAAGTACCTGACCTTGACGGACTGGTCGCTGCTGGAAGAAGTGCGGGGATGGAAGAAAGCAGGACGAAGCAATCGGCGGCGCCTGCATCAGGAGTGGGCGCACATCCTAGGGAGAGACGTGAAGTGGAAAATGGCCTACAGCACGGTGCTGAAGGAAAAGGGCGTTGAGCGGGGGATGGATTTTCCCGGCCACGAACAATTCCAGCAACAAATCCGGAAGGCGCTGCCCTCCAACTTGCAGACCCTGCCGTTCCGCGTGGACATGGCGCCGCTCGATCCGCGCCCGGACCCCAAAGACACCCGCGGGATTCCGCTCTATGTCTACGATCCCGGCACCAAGGGCGTCTCCATCGAGCCGCTGGAAGAATTTCTGGACCTCCTCCCGACCCGCCTGGTGCAATTTCGTATCTATGCGCTCGACCACGAGCAGGACGCCTCCCTGTCCCGCGCCGCCGCGACGGTGTTGAACAAGACGCCGTTGAGCATCGAGACGAATTTCTAACCGACCTGGGTCTAGCAGGCTTCGGAAAAACCCCTTCGGGACGCGAAAACTCCGGTGGTCCGCATCGAACGACACAGCAGAAGAACATCCCTCCAGGATGCTCAAAAAGGCCGTCCAGCAAGGCCGCAGCAAGCGAAGAGGCGAGGCGTACTCTGTTCGGTACGTGGAGCCGCTGAGCGAAGCGAGAACGCCGCTGGCGGACTTTTTCAGCATCCTGCTAGGACGCATTCACTGGACCTGCCGACGCATTCCGATTCCTACGTTCCACAAGAAATGACCTAGGCATGTCACTAGGCCCTATCATCTCTTTCATAATGACTCCTGCTTAGGCATAATAGCGGCGCTTTCACGGTCTTTGCGGACCTCAACACGTTCACCTCCATGTCCCTTACAGCTGCGCAGGAGAGGGATGGGCACACTCCGTCGCACGATCCCCCAAGACAAGGTGGCCGGCCACGGGCTTCCGGGATGGGCACAGCTCGGGGTGATCGGCCT
Protein-coding regions in this window:
- a CDS encoding ATP-dependent protease La Type I is translated as MAEALEQDFSSNQNLEPPDQLPLLPVRDIVVFPYMVLPLFVGREMSIKAIEAALAGNRMLFLATQKSLDVENPQPNDIHPVGTVGIIMRMLKLPDERIKILVQGLAKGRIEEYIQNDPYYSVRIKKLVEAKQPGSTLETEAVMRTVKEQIEKIVSLGKVLIPDVMVVIENLEDPGRLADMVASNLGLKVDITQAVLEIVDPIQRLRQVSEILAKEIDVLSMQQKIQAQAKGEMDKTQREYFLREQLKAIQKELGELDERAEEVAEFRKRIKDAKMPEKVLKETEKQLKRLEKMHPDTAESATVRTYLEWMVELPWNKKSKDNLDLKAAMKVLNEDHYDLEKVKERIVEYLAVRKLKEKMKGPILCFVGPPGVGKTSLGKSIARALGREFVRISLGGVRDEAEIRGHRRTYVGALPGRIIQGMKQAGTSNPVFMLDEVDKVGMDFRGDPSAALLEVLDPEQNNTFTDHYLGVPFDLTEVMFVTTANLMDPILPALRDRMEVIDIPGYTEEEKLGIAQKYLIPRQMTEHGITEQHIRLGEATIRHVISHYTREAGVRNLEREIANLMRKVAKKVAEGKTQCHTVDQQNLHKFLGVPKFVPEAELEKDEVGVATGLAWTESGGDVLYIEATVMKGKGQLTLTGHLGDVMKESAQAALSYVRSREKTLGISPDIFAKNDIHIHVPAGAIPKDGPSAGITMATAIASALAQVPVRSDLAMTGEITLRGRVLPIGGLKEKILAAKRAKLSTVILPKRNKKDLEEIPKHLLKDIELLFVETVDDVIKAALKHTASRKPGTARKKPSKHAARTSTSKRAAGSPRRSVHLPAASPAASL
- a CDS encoding UTP--glucose-1-phosphate uridylyltransferase gives rise to the protein MTRMDVRKAIIPAAGLGTRFLPATKASPKEMLPLVDKPLIQYVVEEAVASGIEDIIVITGRGKRAIEDHFDRSLELEENLKGSGKGQVLNQIRHISNLANFCYVRQSEALGLGHAVLCAQHLIGDEPFAVILGDEIIDAAVPGLAQLIHIYKQRKGAVLGVQEVPHHEVSRYGIISARRAGNGLHRVEDLVEKPAPADAPSNLAVIGRYVLPPEIFPILRKTPPGKNGEIQLTDALRQLVRHTPMFAHEIQGQRHDAGDKLGFLIATVELALKNPSLGPAFAEFLQQRLRPTAVDTRRRGNGRSGQGRRRATD
- a CDS encoding Thiamine-monophosphate kinase, with the protein product MPPGRSRRAGAVSGEFALIRLLQAQVARPDRQVFRGIGDDAAVLKTSPSEWMLITTDLLAEGVHFDRSTSSFEDIGYRAAVANLSDIAAMGGAPRFMLVSLAIPSAWSTQQIQRLYRGMMQAALPYRVRLVGGDTSASRQGLFLNITLTGTVKPGLVLLRSGAKIGDRLYVTGTLGDSLAGLGLLTTSRRTDRSSLRPAHRRFLLARHHRPSARVQEGLWLAKHGLAGAAIDLSDGLSGDLRHLCDESGVGAEVIAASLPLSPACRAYAATYRLDARQIALQGGEDYELLFTVPLGRQQRFERLAADTDFRFTCIGSITPKRSGLRLRTDEGRTRVLPVTSYEHFLRPS
- a CDS encoding Outer membrane protein assembly factor YaeT; translation: MIKAGGRRWVPSFILALAVLYSIGVGAPLYAQDGVPLITSITIRGQKRIELQAIEGRLTLKANDRYTADALREQVKILYATGYFEDVQVETEPVGGGVAVVFVVREKPFITEIVFDGNEELSDDKLKEKITIKSQTFLDQQQAKESAEKIRLAYQEDGFYNCQVIPVIQTVDEDRKRLTFFIKEGTKAKVRRVNFEGMRSVTKEEMFKVTATREWIPWYGLFTQLKVPSMLSDAGVLKREELGNDIERMREVYLNKGYLNVQISQPTLELSEDKKWFEVSYAIVEGEPFVVQEVGFRGNTVFEDHELREGLNIKPGEIFQRAKIRGEITRITDMYGAKGYAFADVVPNVTPDNNARTATITLNVKEGEMMRIREIRVNGNDKTRDNVIRRELRLDEQDVIDTLALKRSFQRLNNLNFFETVEILPQQVDVDKVDLNVKVKEKPTGQFSIGGGFSTLDKLVAIADITEGNLGGNGWLGRIRGQLGQQRSLGLVTFRNPYVNDSYNALQLDIYRTMTNYISYFESKSGASATWSRWLSEYVNGSVSLFAEQLEYRDPQAGLCPDLIPLICRQLGTQSSTGVRSSIFRDTRDYYLDPRTGWRMSVGVDYGTPALGGTNHFYKLFFDVMKYTPLIYDTRFSVRVRYGQTEGLEGKPIPLTERFFVGGINTMRGFVFGRAGPVTPSGSLLGSAKELIFNNDFIFTISSEAKLNGVFFFDYGNGFDDGEPVTFNLRSAAGFEARWISPFGPLRAAYGINLDPRPNERRGVFEFTIGSLF
- a CDS encoding dNTP triphosphohydrolase, broad substrate specificity, whose product is MKLPPANPPAPYDGSALIADPIHEYLSFTVPYATPDPSERTEKDLIDSPWVQRLRYIYQLQSARWVYPSAEHTRFVHSLGTMHVAGRFARHLYPFLKTIAPDIPSAAFVEEFLRITALVHDIGHGPFCHFFDDNYLHGFGLSHEKLGQIIIREHLGPLIKKLRRSPSGPFDRGEELNPELIAHVILKEKGKDNSRIPRWINVLQPVISGSYTADNLDYVLRDAYMCGVAVGPVDLTRLIHYTIVTGKGFTIHKTGLPALQMFLNTRMYLYSNVYYHRTTRAIDIHLRDIFGDTMKLLFPHNPANHMDKYLTLTDWSLLEEVRGWKKAGRSNRRRLHQEWAHILGRDVKWKMAYSTVLKEKGVERGMDFPGHEQFQQQIRKALPSNLQTLPFRVDMAPLDPRPDPKDTRGIPLYVYDPGTKGVSIEPLEEFLDLLPTRLVQFRIYALDHEQDASLSRAAATVLNKTPLSIETNF